The Arctopsyche grandis isolate Sample6627 chromosome 12, ASM5162203v2, whole genome shotgun sequence genome includes the window CacaaccttatcagctctaagctagtacataaataatacaaatataaattttcagtttgatacgttcaggggtgtgaaaataatagtggccacaacatttttgacctttctaagaggaaaaaatcccacttccggtttattaaatttaataaatttttttttcaccaaattgatacaagaattatacttgaattttttcgtgaagagcacacatgtttaaggggtcgaaaaaagttgtggaagaaaaatcaaacaagagtaaactgccacttccggttgacggatgcttaccaaattttatacatagctttgtattaaaatccaaaagttttctgagaaaaacataaaaaacctcgattttctAGATTAACAGTATtatttccggttcaggtaaaactattcaaaaaaaaataagttataaattttataatttctattacaggTAAAAAAATGTCAGTCcaattcagttagtggtttgggagataatcgaattcaaaaacttaaaaaaaagaagaccccctataatgggaggtaccatttccggtctttaaaaatttgaaaaaaatgtacgttgtgttgataataatttcagtaactaatattaagtttcagttctatagcactaacggtgttcaaaaaatccccaaaatacacagatacacattttttctagatcattaaaacgtgatcgattctgagttcgaatcagtcaaaatctcggttcgaattttcacatggtcacaaaacttcatctattgttactacgaacatagataaagtaaaaataattaaagaaaagatatatctatacatatacggAAAAACTGTAACTAAAATTATCCTTagcaaaattgaatttattttatgtaaaaataaattaatgtgatACTTGAGCTTGTCAGATTTTGCAGATTTCAGAGAAACATTTGCTCGAATATTTGATATAGCTGACCTCAATTCTTCGTCTAAATTTTACgccttttttacatttttttgtttttatattagttATTGTTGAGAAACCGAGCTCGCACAAATATGATATTGAAAACTGCAACAAAATTTTCAGTGCCCTCATTTAAAGAACTGGATATTCCTCTTGGATAGAAATCCAAAATTCTTCAATAGTCATTTCGgaaacttaaatatttaaagtacGATCCGTTGACATGGAGACCAATTCTTTTTCCGGTTAGAAATCTACAACTCGATGTATCAACCGTAGCAAATGGATTTCGTACCCGGTAAataatgttcaattttttttccaataaagTTAAATGTTATGTTACAGCGGAATGTTTTCTTTAAGTGAAGGaaacatattaattttattttctctaTTATTCGATTTTTCCAAAGAGTTATTTTTTCCGAAATCCTGTCAATTTGTCAGtggatgtcaaaaattttcgtttttttcttAATGCTTGTGTTAGCgttatttaagtaattaaaaacatCTGCTTAATATGCCATTTTAGCACACATCAttctgatatttaaaaaaatcatccatACCTTCATTTCGgaaaaaattaacaattcatttttaagttttatgAATCAGCATAAAACTTTACCCCTAGATAACCACCTGACTTCAGTGTGATAAAGCAAACATTTGTACTTAGCTTCCATAGAAATGCAAAGTTTTTTAAAAGGTCacgatttgatgaaatttaccaTATTTACAACTTGGTCTTTAGTGCTGCTGGTAATGTTTTCGAAACTAGAGATTCTCTATTCTAAAAACAGTGCGTACATATTACAAAAGGATTTCTTGTCTTTGCAAGGGTAACAGATCCTTTAAATGAGCCTACAATTGACGGACCACTATCCGTACAAATTCCTACACATAACTCCCATGATATTTCGAAATCACATTAGATCTTTCGTCGGTTTTCACTATTTCGCTGATTTTtctgtttttaccatttttttcgcgGTGCACTTGCAACAGGCTCGCGTTGCaccggttaagaaccactggggTAAACCTTCTAGTCCGTTTGTCGCGATTGGCGTATGAAAGTTTGAAatctttacaatttaaatatgtattagattATTTCAGACCTAAAATTTTTGAACGTCTGCGGTGTGCGTTGCGGACTTTTAGCCTGCGTATTATGTAAATCACTGTTTGTGAATCCGGGAATAATTATTCtcttaaaattgaaattgttatCAAGTTACTTCATATAATACTTGTGTATGTGTTTAGTTATATATTAagctcattttttattttattatatttgcaatTGAGAAATAAAACCAATAAATAGACAGGTATGAACGTTCATGTTTAGAAGCAAATAGacttaattatttcatttaccatataaatttaattaatgaaaaatatgttcactttttttgataaataaaaagcTTAATAAATATTGACGATGATATTATGCTAATGATGTATTTTTCTCGGATTCTCTGAAGTTTTTTCTTGGGAAGATCcgcataaattaatataaactcGCCTCTTAAGTAtccgaaatttaatttttcccgGAAAACGCGCACGCAGTTTTCTCGCAGGCTTTGTCCATATCTAAATGAGATGAAGACTGAACGTCGCGCCGGGGAAAATGATGAATTTAAgttattaaacttttttttccaGTGGTCCACAACAGTCGAGTGCGGATGTGCCTTTTCTCGCTGGTATACGTGTTTGTGTCGAGGCCGGAGTTCGAGATATTATCTATAAAACTAATTATAAGTCGGGGCCCGGTTTCAGCCACTTGAAAAACTTCTTTTTTCAATATGAAACTTTTCACCTTCCCCGGCTGGCCAATCGAATAGACTCAGCTCGAGGGTAGAGTGGCTTCTTCAACCTTGATAGGGGAGATGGGAAGCtgtttcttttcattttttgctATCATACTTTTTTCGCACGAAATCTTTTCTAATAAGCGATTAGTTAGGCTCGTCTCGACAAAAGCTCAAGTTAACCAAGTGTGAAAATTCAACTCactttatttacattataatttttttaatattcgaacaatcgtttattttcaaatttcaacggttcaattaaaatatacttatgAATTGAACGAGAgattaaatattttctaatgaattatatttattttccgagacattatgtatatatatataaaactttttaaaaatatacttaaaaacatattatatacatgcatatacatatatatatatattatctcgAAGACTTAGAATTTTGCTTGcttgtaaaatttttattcaaaatgtacTCGAGCGTCTCTTAAAGTTAAGTGCCAACTAAATATCGAACCACTTGAAAAATATcagataatataatactttcatcAACATAATATTTCAGTACGTAATAACATTGAGcttgttataaaatatttatcaattaataGCTATATTTCTCTTATCGTATTGCATTAAGTGCAAAGCATTCATCTTTATTACCCTGGTAGACATTAACGCCTTTAGTTTAGCGAAGTTGCTCGTTCCGGGAAACCGATAACGCAAACGCTTGCCGGGAATTGAACCATTTTTATACACGTGTATATACTATATTACACGTGTAGTATTGTTTAATGTACGTGTATATAacatgcacgtatgtatgtagcggCGGTGTGATTTATTGTACGATCTCTTAAATGTTGATATGGATATCTTCTAAAGCCTATAATCCTCAACTGGAAAGCCGCTCGATCCATTGTATTATCTTGAGCACACTGCGACGAAGTGAAGAAGTGAAGAAGACGGAGACGAAGAATTTATTTGGATAATCGAACCGAAGGCTTCAAGCCTATATTGTCGCATTTAATGACACTTGACGGCTGGGTGGGAGGTTGGGGTGGTGAAAACCTCTCGATTTTGGAGGGGTAGAGCGACGACAACCTTCTATATTTCATTTTGACCCATTTCAATGCTGACTTCTCCAATTTAACACGATTGAAAATattcttttcaaatattttgcaatttaataaaTCGTCACGACTTTTTTCCCACTAAAGAATCCTTGATATCATTTTTAATAACTGAAATCTGACTGATGCTTCAGTcggttttcaaaataatttcagttgaataaataatgataaaaatttacTAATGAGAAGAAtcctaaaataaaaacgaaaaacaCGATGAAagctgttttattattttaaaataagtacatctactttttttattgtacatataaattgttGTAAATAATCACATATATCTTTTCACtataataacatttattacgaatgaaaaattcgtatattaaattatatttatttgactgaaattttatatcattacatattcTTAAGATTAATAAGTAttgatacaattttaatactgaaataatttgaacaaaattttaaactaaagAAAATTAATCTCTACATCTGACCAAACGTTTAAATTgcttaaattgtaataattaaatatgtatataatatattatattatgtcaaaattaaaaatagatttgaagtaccaaaatatatatttaaaaaatgtagtaTAAAAtctattgtttataattttttaaaaattaataagcattttaatcaaatatgtatgtatgtatgcacctttttatttataaatataaattactttCAGCAACCATTATGTAACtggaaaaattatttactaaaataGCTTACggcttataaaaaatattttttatgatacatatgttattCAAAGACTATTATAATCAATAGGAAACACACATAGAATTTGAgcacattgaaaaatattaaaattctatattttaatcaattcaaaattttcattgatttgatACATAAATAATCATAATCAATAATAGCTAGTATTAATAATCCAAAATTTATAGTCgaattattcaataatataattcatatacatagaAAGAGTTATTTTAGAGCAAACAACAAGGAATTAATTTAGGCCCACAGCACGATATTATAGATGGCCCTTTTCCGACAGGTCCTGATGGTACTACCAATTCCAAATCATCCCCatcttcgtcttcatctgttgGCGAAAGTTCTTCAACTGAAAAATCTGCTAACTCATGATTAGATGGCGTGTTTTTCGATGAATTTCCAAAAAAACTCACCAATTCTTCTTCActgcattataaatttaatttattatatatgatatgaatatttcaaatccaatgatattaaatcaaattaattattatgaaccTTTCATCAGTATCCCAGGCAACAAGAGGTTGCTGTTCTCTAGTTCCTGGAATCGGCAACCTCTGTAATGGTAATAAACTTCCAGAAGGCTTTTTATATTCCTGTAAATAATATACGTATTGTATTTTCAgcgaaaatttttattaatatgaccTTGTGTCATACCTGATTTCTATTCTTCGATCCCAATCTTCGGTGTAATAAACGAGAAGGAGGCGCTCCTGGTAGTCCATTATTAGGAGACATTACCTAAAAGCATTAAAACATATTAGAATGTTTTTTTCATTAGATTACAAAAATAGTATTATGATACTTACCGGAGATGGAATGTCACATATCGGTTTGGCATCGCCACTATCGATTCCGCTATCCTCCATTGTAATGCTAATTCACTTGCGCATCTCCACACCGTACGAATCctaaaaaatcaataatcacATTCTTGTTGCAGCCGTATCGCGTAGCTTAGTTGTGATAACAAAGAAAATCTGACTGCGATAGTAATCATACACATTTTCATTCAAGAAAATCGAACAGCTGTTTGCCATATGTCACTAGCGCAGGTTCataactttaaatattttttcacatattGCACGTAATGCACGCGATGCACTTACTCAAACTGAATACATTAACTGTGAGATGTATGTAATGTGGAGTCGCTCTGTCGTATCCTCTCCAAAGTGagtcaaaattttcttttgtttggCGGATGCCCGTCAAAGGGATACGGTTTTCCCGACGGCCATCTTGCAACTCACGAGCTGCCCCCTGACGTTCAACTTTGGAGATTTGTCGCATGGCAACCCCACGTTCATCGATAGCAACGCATGCGCAATATGGAACACTAAATACCCATCTAAATAACATTAATTGTCAATAAAAATGTTGtaatttcgattttaatttatgttttaatgcaacagaattttttttaatttttatatagcaTCAATtcggcatttttattaaatttacatacaatgttACATAACataaaaactaaattcaata containing:
- the LOC143920449 gene encoding uncharacterized protein LOC143920449; translation: MEDSGIDSGDAKPICDIPSPVMSPNNGLPGAPPSRLLHRRLGSKNRNQEYKKPSGSLLPLQRLPIPGTREQQPLVAWDTDESEEELVSFFGNSSKNTPSNHELADFSVEELSPTDEDEDGDDLELVVPSGPVGKGPSIISCCGPKLIPCCLL